Proteins encoded in a region of the Botrytis cinerea B05.10 chromosome 11, complete sequence genome:
- the Bcnar1 gene encoding Bcnar1, translating into MSAILSADDLNDFISPGVACIKPVETLPAAKPSADNELEISFNTDAPLPSDLPPAQISLTDCLACSGCVTSAEAVLVSLQSHAEVLSQLDSAPGIRLHKSATGTGVSVEGLEQGGKIYVASVSPQSRASIAATFGVTEREAGYMIEHLLSGPKGIKNRAVYRNAFQWVVDTNITREACLVLGAEEVIASMNGTEETKKPILTSSCPGWVCYAEKTHPHVLPHLSRMKSPQALMGTLIKTTLSRKLGISPERIWHVAVMPCFDKKLEASREELTDAVWEGTGTRGVRDVDSVITSKELLMLADSRRIDFSKLPRTPLPSSSHIPFPDPTLNSFLFPSNRRSSSNGSRDAGSSGGNLHYALHYFASQHKGSSVQTIKGRNADVVDYTVVADNGDILLKAARYYGFRNIQNLVRRLKPARPSRMPGGKPIGSARRPNGKATGPDYTYVEVMACPGGCTNGGGQIKVDDPINTSRLEGDSKPGPQEQKMWLAQVDEAYFSGDDSTVCSSVDDRNDLVEGISPSYIKDTLSHWATTTGLDLERLVYTTYREVVSDVGKNAGDAERVIEIANKIGGGW; encoded by the exons ATGAGTGCGATTCTCTCAGCAGACGATTTGAACGATTTTATATCCCCAGGAGTCGCATGTATAAAACCTGTCGAGACTTTGCCTGCTGCGAAGCCTTCTGCAGATAAT GAACTCGAAATATCCTTCAACACCGACGCCCCCCTTCCATCTGATTTACCCCCTGCGCAAATATCTCTCACAGACTGTCTCGCTTGTTCAGGATGTGTGACATCCGCCGAAGCCGTTCTTGTATCATTGCAATCGCATGCTGAAGTATTATCACAATTAGATTCAGCACCTGGTATTCGCCTCCATAAAAGTGCGACGGGAACAGGTGTAAGCGTAGAGGGACTCGAACAAGGAGGAAAGATATATGTCGCAAGTGTGAGTCCACAATCGCGAGCAAGTATCGCGGCTACTTTTGGAGTCACCGAACGAGAAGCAGGCTATATGATTGAGCATCTACTCAGTGGACCAAAGGGGATAAAGAATCGAGCGGTTTACAGGAATGCGTTTCAATGGGTGGTAGATACTAATATTACAAGGGAGGCATGTTTGGTACTTGGAGCTGAGGAAGTTATAGCCTCTATGAACGGCACGGAAGAAACTAAGAAACCTATTCTGACATCTTCGTGTCCTGGATGGGTATGTTACGCAGAAAAGACACATCCACACGTTTTACCACATTTATCGCGAATGAAGTCACCACAAGCATTGATGGGAACTCTTATAAAGACGACATTAAGTCGAAAGCTTGGTATTTCACCTGAGAGGATATGGCACGTAGCGGTTATGCCATGTTTCGATAAAAAGTTAGAAGCTAGTCGAGAGGAATTGACCGACGCCGTTTGGGAAGGGACTGGAACCAGGGGCGTTAGAGATGTTGATTCTGTTATCACAAGCAAGGAGTTACTCATGCTCGCAGATTCTAGGCGCATCGATTTTTCCAAATTACCCCGAACTCCACTACCTTCATCCTCACACATACCATTCCCAGATCCAACGCTaaactcttttcttttcccatctAATCGCAGAAGTAGCAGCAATGGTAGTCGCGACGCCGGTTCTTCTGGCGGGAACCTTCATTATGCTCTACATTATTTTGCATCGCAGCACAAGGGATCATCCGTCCAAACCATCAAAGGTCGTAACGCAGATGTTGTGGATTACACTGTTGTCGCAGATAATGGCGATATATTACTCAAGGCGGCTCGATACTATGGATTCCGGAATATACAAAATCTTGTTCGACGATTAAAGCCAGCCAGGCCGTCTCGGATGCCGGGTGGTAAACCAATCGGAAGTGCCAGACGGCCGAATGGTAAAGCTACTGGTCCTGATTATACGTACGTCGAAGTTATGGCTTGTCCGGGCGGGTGTACCAACGGAGGTGGTCAAATTAAGGTTGACGATCCAATAAACACAAGTCGATTGGAAGGCGATTCAAAACCTGGTCcacaagaacaaaaaatGTGGCTGGCCCAAGTCGACGAGGCATACTTTTCTGGAGATGATAGTACCGTGTGCTCGAGTGTTGATGACCGTAATGATTTAGTTGAAGGGATTTCACCCTCATACATTAAAGATACCCTGTCGCATTGGGCGACAACAACAGGCTTAGATCTGGAGAGATTGGTGTATACGACTTATAGGGAGGTCGTTAGTGATGTCGGTAAGAACGCTGGTGATGCAGAGAGGGTAATAGAAATTGCCAATAAGATTGGCGGAGGTTGGTAG